AGGGACCCTAATACTTAATGTCTCAGGCTCACTCAATCTACTCTAACTCATGAAAAAGACCTCCTTAAAGCCTGCGCTTCTATACCCTAATTTAGCTTTAGAGTTAAATAGGGTGTTGTTCTGAGCTAAGGTGATGAATGTTGGCTGAACAGGAGCTCGGTTTGGCTGCTGTTTATAGGTTGATCAAGAAGGGTGGTGCTGAGAGGGTTAGTGATGAAGCGGCTGAGGAGCTTAGAGTAATTCTGGAGGAGACCGCTGTTAAGATAGCTCAGCAAGCGGTTGAGCTGGCTACACATGCTGGTAGAAAGACCGTGCGCGCCTCTGACATAAGGTTAGCGTCGAAGAACATCCTAAAGTAGACGTAGCAGAGAGAAGACGAAAGCCGCTTCTAAGCAGAAGCGCAGACGAAGATGATCATTTAACCGATGTAGCTGGGTCCGCTGCGCATATCGTACTCTAACTCTAGGCTCCTCACTAGGCTTGTTAGTGTTGGGTCTTGGGCTACCTCCTTATCCAGAGTTTCTCTTAACCTGTGTGCTTCACGCTCTAACTCCGTAAGATCGAACCTTGTGCTTAAAAGGTCTGAGAGGCGTCTAAGTAGGTGTAGGCTTGTGTTAGCATCTGCGTACGCTATATATTGAGGCACGTGCCCCCAGAGGCTTACCCCGAATATCCCTTCTTTTCGTAGCTGGGTGAGTAGGTAGGTGTAGAAGCTCGCAGGACCTTCGTAGTCGATCATCTTGAGATTCTTACGTGTTAGAAGCTGGGGTAGCGATGCATCGTTTACCACGGCTGAGATTAGGGGTGGGCGTGTGTGGGGAACTCGATCCACAAGGCCGCCGAGCGTGTAGCAGAATTTAACGCCCATCTTGACCGATAGGTCTATGATCTCTTTACTGTATTTAGCCCACCTTAGGTGAGGCTCGGAGCCGGTAAGCACGATCAGATCTATGTTCTCGCCGCGCTCTATCCCTAGTGAGTAGTATAGGTCGTTTGATTTGAAGCTGAACTCCTCTATCAAACCGCCCTTTATGACGGTGGTTGGGCGCTCTATGTTAAAGTTATAGAATTCATCAGCCTCTATAGTAGCGAACTTGACCATACCGAGCTTCTTTACGAGGTAGCT
The Nitrososphaerota archaeon DNA segment above includes these coding regions:
- a CDS encoding histone, with the protein product MAEQELGLAAVYRLIKKGGAERVSDEAAEELRVILEETAVKIAQQAVELATHAGRKTVRASDIRLASKNILK
- a CDS encoding PAC2 family protein; amino-acid sequence: MASLTFTKIPSLTSPYLIIGLSGWTDAGMVASRSASYLVKKLGMVKFATIEADEFYNFNIERPTTVIKGGLIEEFSFKSNDLYYSLGIERGENIDLIVLTGSEPHLRWAKYSKEIIDLSVKMGVKFCYTLGGLVDRVPHTRPPLISAVVNDASLPQLLTRKNLKMIDYEGPASFYTYLLTQLRKEGIFGVSLWGHVPQYIAYADANTSLHLLRRLSDLLSTRFDLTELEREAHRLRETLDKEVAQDPTLTSLVRSLELEYDMRSGPSYIG